One window of Leucobacter komagatae genomic DNA carries:
- a CDS encoding ATP-binding cassette domain-containing protein: MSTEAATHPADSHDRIRVYGARENNLKDVSVELPKRRLTAFTGVSGSGKSSLVFATIAAESQRLINETYSTFVQGFMPTLARPDVDLLDGVTTAILVDQQRMGADPRSTVGTATDANAMLRILFSRLGTPHIGPAKAFSFNVASISGAGAVTVEKGGRTTKERRSFNIIGGMCPRCEGRGKVSDFDLTALYDASKTLNEGALTIPGYSMDGWYGRIFGGNDFFDADTPIKDFTEKQLNALLYKEPTKIKVDGINVTYEGLIPKIQKSMLSKDREAMQPHIRAFVDRAITFDTCPECEGTRLTELARSSKIKGISIADACMMQISDLAEWVRGVDDASVAPLLANLRDTLDSFVEIGLGYLSLDRPAGTLSGGESQRTKMIRHLGSSLTDVTYIFDEPSIGLHPHDIQRMNGLLLRLRDKGNTVLVVEHKPEMIKIADHVVDLGPAAGAAGGEICFEGTVDELAASDTVTGRHFGDRASLKDSVREATGAIEVRGANRNNLRDVDVDVPLGVLCAITGVAGSGKSSLIHGYVSGREGVIAVDQSPIKGSRRSNPATYTGVLDPIRTAFAKANGVKPALFSANSEGACPVCKGAGVIYTDLVVMAGVATPCDECEGRRYQAEVLQYRLGGSEDEGGKNIAELLEMSITDAHSFLSGDSPAGASAKVPKAAKILARLVDVGVGYLTLGQPLTTLSGGERQRVKLAIAMAEDAGVYVLDEPTTGLHLADVEQLLGVLDRLVDSGKSVVVIEHHQAVMAHADWIIDIGPGAGQDGGTVVFEGTPAALVAAKSTLTGEHLAEYVR; the protein is encoded by the coding sequence ATGAGCACTGAGGCAGCCACCCATCCAGCTGATTCCCACGACCGTATTCGCGTCTATGGCGCCCGCGAAAACAACCTCAAGGACGTGAGCGTCGAGCTCCCGAAGCGGCGGCTCACGGCATTCACCGGAGTCTCCGGCTCGGGCAAGAGCTCGCTCGTCTTCGCGACGATCGCGGCTGAGTCCCAGCGACTCATCAATGAGACGTACTCCACGTTCGTGCAGGGCTTCATGCCCACCCTTGCCCGCCCCGACGTCGACCTACTTGACGGGGTGACCACCGCGATCCTCGTCGATCAGCAGCGCATGGGCGCCGACCCGCGCTCCACCGTCGGCACCGCGACCGACGCGAACGCGATGCTGCGCATCCTTTTCAGCCGCCTCGGCACACCGCACATCGGCCCCGCGAAGGCATTCTCCTTCAACGTGGCCTCGATCTCGGGTGCCGGCGCGGTCACCGTCGAGAAGGGCGGCCGCACCACGAAGGAGCGCCGCTCGTTCAACATCATTGGCGGCATGTGCCCGCGCTGCGAGGGCCGCGGGAAAGTGAGCGACTTCGACCTCACCGCGCTCTACGACGCGTCGAAGACACTCAACGAGGGCGCCCTCACCATCCCCGGCTACTCGATGGATGGCTGGTACGGGCGCATCTTCGGCGGAAACGACTTCTTCGACGCTGACACCCCGATCAAGGATTTCACCGAGAAGCAGCTCAACGCCCTCCTCTACAAAGAGCCGACGAAGATCAAGGTCGACGGCATCAACGTGACCTACGAGGGGCTCATCCCGAAAATTCAGAAATCGATGCTCTCGAAAGACCGCGAGGCGATGCAGCCGCACATCCGCGCGTTCGTCGACCGGGCGATCACCTTTGACACCTGCCCCGAGTGTGAGGGCACCCGGCTCACCGAGCTCGCGCGCTCATCGAAGATCAAGGGCATCTCGATTGCCGACGCGTGCATGATGCAGATCTCGGACCTCGCAGAGTGGGTGCGGGGCGTCGACGACGCGTCTGTGGCGCCGCTCCTCGCGAACCTCCGCGACACCCTCGACTCGTTCGTCGAGATCGGACTCGGGTACCTCTCGCTCGACCGGCCCGCCGGCACGCTCTCGGGCGGTGAGTCGCAGCGCACGAAGATGATCCGCCACCTGGGGTCGAGCCTCACCGACGTGACGTACATCTTCGACGAGCCATCGATCGGGCTCCACCCCCACGACATCCAGCGCATGAACGGCCTGCTCCTCAGGCTGCGCGACAAGGGCAACACTGTGCTGGTCGTCGAGCACAAGCCCGAGATGATCAAGATCGCCGACCACGTCGTCGACCTCGGCCCCGCGGCTGGCGCAGCGGGTGGCGAGATTTGCTTCGAGGGCACGGTCGACGAGCTCGCGGCCTCTGACACCGTCACCGGCAGGCACTTCGGCGACCGCGCCTCCCTGAAGGATTCGGTGCGCGAGGCGACCGGCGCGATCGAAGTGCGCGGGGCAAACCGCAACAACCTCCGCGACGTCGATGTCGACGTGCCGCTCGGCGTGCTGTGCGCGATCACGGGCGTTGCCGGCTCTGGCAAGTCTTCGCTTATCCACGGCTACGTATCGGGCAGGGAGGGCGTCATCGCGGTCGATCAGTCCCCCATCAAGGGATCCCGCAGGTCGAACCCCGCCACGTACACGGGGGTGCTCGACCCGATCCGCACCGCGTTTGCGAAGGCGAACGGCGTGAAACCGGCGCTGTTCTCGGCGAACTCCGAGGGCGCGTGCCCGGTCTGCAAGGGCGCCGGCGTCATCTACACCGACCTCGTCGTCATGGCTGGCGTTGCGACCCCGTGCGACGAGTGCGAGGGTCGGCGCTACCAGGCTGAGGTACTGCAGTACCGTCTCGGTGGGAGCGAGGACGAAGGCGGCAAGAACATCGCCGAGCTGCTCGAGATGTCAATCACCGACGCCCACTCGTTCCTGTCCGGGGACTCCCCTGCGGGCGCGAGTGCGAAGGTGCCGAAGGCCGCGAAGATCCTCGCACGCCTCGTCGACGTCGGGGTCGGCTACCTCACGCTCGGCCAGCCCCTCACCACGCTCTCCGGCGGTGAGCGCCAGCGCGTGAAGCTCGCGATCGCGATGGCGGAAGACGCGGGCGTGTACGTGCTCGACGAGCCAACGACGGGCCTGCACCTCGCCGACGTCGAGCAGCTGCTCGGCGTGCTCGACAGGCTCGTCGACTCGGGCAAGAGCGTCGTCGTCATCGAACATCACCAGGCTGTCATGGCCCACGCCGACTGGATCATCGACATCGGGCCCGGGGCGGGCCAAGACGGTGGCACCGTGGTCTTCGAGGGGACGCCCGCAGCCCTGGTGGCTGCGAAGTCGACCCTCACCGGCGAGCACCTCGCGGAGTACGTGCGGTAG
- a CDS encoding TraR/DksA family transcriptional regulator gives MGAAAGAAGADGAAGAVGAVGAGGAGAADPRLLALLEAARLEVAGRASELERTLAELVRSRESSNDDDEHDPEGVTLSSEWSRLSGLADAARGELSEVDAALERWAAGSYGVCESCGDPIPVERLEVRPFATRCVPCASRRHHLPPK, from the coding sequence GTGGGCGCGGCTGCTGGTGCTGCTGGTGCTGACGGCGCTGCTGGTGCTGTTGGTGCTGTTGGTGCTGGCGGCGCTGGTGCTGCTGACCCGCGGCTGCTAGCGCTGCTTGAGGCGGCCCGGCTCGAGGTCGCGGGGCGCGCCAGCGAGCTTGAGCGCACGCTCGCCGAGCTCGTGCGCAGTCGCGAATCCTCGAACGATGACGACGAGCACGACCCCGAGGGCGTGACGCTCTCGTCTGAGTGGTCAAGGCTCAGCGGCCTCGCGGACGCCGCGCGTGGTGAACTCTCGGAGGTCGATGCCGCGCTCGAGCGCTGGGCGGCCGGCAGCTACGGGGTATGCGAAAGCTGTGGCGATCCCATTCCCGTGGAGCGGCTCGAGGTGCGCCCGTTCGCGACGCGCTGCGTGCCGTGCGCGAGTCGACGCCACCACCTCCCACCCAAATAA